A window of the Gemmatirosa kalamazoonensis genome harbors these coding sequences:
- the kaiC gene encoding circadian clock protein KaiC: MTSSSPTNRSGEVTRLPTGIPGFDIIAGGGLPRQRATLVAGTAGSAKTIFATHFLAGGITTAGEAGVFVTFEDAPEDVRRNVVSFGWDIPAWERAGKWTFIDATPDPSEPLTVVGAYDLGALVARIEHAVKRTQATRVVLDSLNALFLQHPDRAMLRSELLRLTTGLKQLGVTLVFTGERTADYGEITRFGIEEFVADNVVILRNVLADERRRRTMEILKFRGAHHERGEVPFTIQDEGIVVIPLTAQELTQTSSTTRISSGIPELDAMCGGGFFRDSIILCSGATGTGKTLLVTQFLAGGFARGERCLLFAFEESRDQLYRNAEAWGMDFQSAERDGLLRVENTYPHAMPMEDHLVRMRRLVDEFRPSRVAVDSLSALERVFTLRSFREFVISFTSFLKQKETAGLLTSTTPNLLGGGSVTEKHISTLTDSIILLRYVELDGQLRRSIAMLKMRGSLHDHDIREYEIDGTGMHIRSQFRGVHGILSGMHTPMADAAANEGADAGT; the protein is encoded by the coding sequence ATGACGTCATCGTCCCCCACGAATCGCTCCGGGGAGGTGACGCGTCTCCCGACCGGCATCCCCGGCTTCGACATCATCGCCGGCGGCGGCCTCCCGCGGCAGCGCGCGACGCTCGTCGCCGGCACCGCGGGGAGCGCGAAGACCATCTTCGCGACGCACTTCCTCGCCGGCGGGATCACCACCGCCGGCGAGGCCGGGGTGTTCGTGACGTTCGAGGACGCCCCCGAGGACGTGCGCCGCAACGTCGTCAGCTTCGGCTGGGACATCCCGGCGTGGGAGCGCGCGGGGAAGTGGACGTTCATCGACGCCACGCCGGACCCGAGCGAGCCGCTCACCGTCGTCGGCGCCTACGACCTCGGCGCGCTCGTCGCGCGCATCGAGCACGCGGTGAAGCGCACGCAGGCGACGCGCGTCGTGCTCGACTCGCTGAACGCGCTGTTCCTCCAGCACCCCGACCGCGCGATGCTCCGCTCCGAGCTGCTGCGCCTCACCACGGGGCTCAAGCAGCTCGGCGTGACGCTCGTGTTTACCGGCGAGCGCACCGCGGACTACGGCGAGATCACGCGCTTCGGCATCGAGGAGTTCGTCGCCGATAACGTCGTCATCCTGCGCAACGTGCTCGCCGACGAGCGGCGCCGTCGCACGATGGAGATCCTGAAGTTCCGCGGCGCGCACCACGAGCGCGGCGAGGTGCCGTTCACGATCCAGGACGAGGGCATCGTCGTCATCCCGCTCACGGCGCAGGAGCTCACGCAGACGTCGAGCACCACGCGCATCAGCTCGGGCATCCCGGAGCTCGACGCGATGTGCGGCGGGGGATTCTTCCGCGACTCGATCATCCTCTGCTCGGGCGCCACGGGCACCGGCAAGACGCTCCTCGTCACGCAGTTCCTCGCCGGCGGCTTCGCGCGTGGGGAACGATGCCTGCTATTCGCGTTCGAGGAGAGCCGGGACCAGCTCTATCGCAACGCCGAGGCGTGGGGAATGGACTTCCAGAGCGCGGAACGCGACGGGCTGCTGCGGGTGGAGAACACGTACCCGCACGCGATGCCGATGGAGGACCACCTCGTCCGCATGCGGCGCCTCGTCGACGAGTTCCGGCCGAGCCGCGTCGCGGTCGACTCGCTGTCGGCGCTCGAGCGCGTGTTCACGCTGCGCTCGTTCCGCGAGTTCGTCATCAGCTTCACGTCGTTCCTGAAGCAGAAGGAGACGGCGGGGCTGCTGACCTCCACGACACCGAACCTGCTCGGCGGCGGCAGCGTGACCGAGAAGCACATCTCCACGCTCACCGACTCGATCATCCTGCTGCGCTACGTGGAGCTCGACGGTCAGCTGCGGCGCAGCATCGCGATGCTGAAGATGCGCGGCTCGCTGCACGACCACGACATCCGCGAGTACGAGATCGACGGCACGGGGATGCACATCCGGTCGCAGTTCCGCGGCGTGCACGGCATCCTCTCCGGCATGCACACGCCGATGGCCGACGCCGCGGCGAACGAGGGGGCGGACGCGGGAACGTGA
- a CDS encoding zinc ribbon domain-containing protein, giving the protein MSEIRFSDNYQDHSTDNGFQFEFRCERCYEGWRSPFDRYAAGTLGNVLGMAEGLFGGVFGSARGAVDRVKSAGWQSARDEAFKRAVGQAQAHFHRCPRCSNHFCDDCWNGDEGTCIGCVPRLDAELAHIAREAKLQKARERAYESATVSNDDLQARVVSCPNCQAAVGRAKFCPECGTAVSLKRSCGACSAEIPGSSKFCPECGAKA; this is encoded by the coding sequence ATGAGCGAGATCCGTTTCTCCGACAACTACCAGGACCATTCGACCGACAACGGGTTCCAGTTCGAGTTCCGCTGCGAGCGGTGCTACGAGGGCTGGCGCTCGCCGTTCGACCGCTACGCCGCGGGCACGCTCGGCAACGTGCTCGGCATGGCCGAGGGGCTGTTCGGCGGCGTGTTCGGCTCGGCGCGGGGCGCCGTGGATCGCGTGAAGAGCGCCGGTTGGCAGTCGGCGCGCGACGAGGCGTTCAAGCGCGCCGTCGGGCAGGCGCAGGCGCACTTCCACCGCTGCCCGCGCTGCTCCAACCACTTCTGCGACGACTGCTGGAACGGTGACGAAGGGACGTGCATCGGCTGCGTGCCGCGGCTCGACGCCGAGCTGGCGCACATCGCGCGCGAGGCGAAGCTGCAGAAGGCCCGCGAGCGCGCGTACGAGTCGGCGACGGTGTCGAACGACGACCTGCAGGCGCGCGTCGTGAGCTGCCCGAACTGTCAGGCCGCGGTGGGACGCGCGAAGTTCTGCCCCGAGTGCGGCACCGCGGTGTCGCTCAAGCGCTCGTGCGGCGCATGCAGCGCGGAGATCCCGGGCTCGTCGAAGTTCTGCCCGGAGTGCGGCGCGAAGGCCTAA
- the ybaK gene encoding Cys-tRNA(Pro) deacylase, producing MTPAVDAARKAGIPFELLSYAHDPAAESYGLEAAEALGVEPASVYKTLVASVDGALAVALVPVDRSLDLKALAAALGGKRAEMAAADAAQRATGYVLGGISPLGQRRRLPTVVHADALALPTIHVSAGRRGLELALDPADLVRLTAARTAPIAR from the coding sequence ATGACTCCTGCAGTCGACGCCGCGCGAAAGGCGGGCATCCCGTTCGAGCTCCTGAGCTACGCGCACGACCCCGCCGCCGAGTCGTACGGGCTCGAGGCGGCGGAGGCGTTGGGCGTGGAGCCGGCGTCGGTGTACAAGACGCTCGTCGCGTCCGTCGACGGCGCGCTCGCGGTGGCGCTCGTGCCGGTGGACCGCTCGCTCGACCTCAAGGCGCTCGCCGCGGCGCTCGGCGGCAAGCGGGCCGAGATGGCGGCGGCCGACGCGGCGCAGCGCGCGACGGGCTACGTGCTCGGCGGCATCAGCCCACTCGGCCAGCGGCGTCGGCTGCCGACGGTGGTGCACGCCGACGCGCTCGCGCTGCCGACGATCCACGTGAGCGCGGGGCGGCGCGGCCTGGAGCTCGCGCTCGATCCGGCGGACCTCGTGCGGCTCACGGCGGCGCGCACCGCGCCGATCGCGCGCTAG
- a CDS encoding aldo/keto reductase translates to MTTPRFSPRRPLGRTGFRATALGIGDVADPNVPLDACVATARRALDAGLNVIDTAPNYEDGYSEQIVGLALRDERYARADVFVIDKIDELDAPVGPQVDASLARLGLPFADAFVFHNLSSMATFDRLAAPGGGFDQLAECIAAGKTRFRGISSHSPDVLRAALDADLCDVAMFPVGPFVDPRYVEEILPLARARDVGTVCFKTFGAGKLLGDSVGYNQPLSERPRGKLSSGGADAGVATLPRLGVAECLHYTLTLDPDVALLGMSFTNEQDAAFAAARSFRPLSPDEMDDVRRRAIDARRDKGPCWWNPDPEA, encoded by the coding sequence ATGACCACCCCTCGCTTCTCTCCCCGCCGCCCTCTCGGCCGCACCGGCTTCCGCGCCACCGCGCTCGGCATCGGCGACGTCGCCGATCCCAACGTGCCGCTCGATGCGTGCGTCGCCACCGCGCGCCGCGCGCTCGACGCGGGGCTCAACGTGATCGACACCGCACCGAACTACGAGGACGGCTACTCCGAGCAGATCGTCGGCCTCGCGCTGCGCGACGAGCGGTACGCGCGCGCGGACGTGTTCGTCATCGACAAGATCGACGAGCTCGATGCACCCGTCGGCCCGCAGGTGGACGCGTCGCTCGCGCGGCTCGGACTCCCGTTCGCCGACGCGTTCGTGTTCCACAACCTGTCGTCGATGGCGACGTTCGACCGGCTCGCCGCGCCCGGCGGCGGGTTCGACCAGCTCGCGGAGTGCATCGCCGCGGGGAAGACCCGCTTCCGCGGGATTTCGTCGCACAGCCCCGACGTGCTGCGCGCCGCGCTCGACGCGGACCTGTGCGACGTCGCGATGTTCCCCGTCGGGCCGTTCGTCGACCCGCGCTACGTGGAGGAGATCCTCCCGCTCGCCCGCGCGCGCGACGTCGGCACGGTGTGCTTCAAGACGTTCGGCGCGGGCAAGCTGCTCGGCGACTCCGTAGGGTACAACCAGCCGCTGTCCGAGCGCCCGCGGGGCAAGCTCTCCTCCGGCGGCGCCGACGCCGGCGTCGCGACGCTCCCGCGGCTCGGCGTCGCCGAATGCCTGCACTACACGCTCACGCTCGACCCCGACGTCGCGCTGCTGGGCATGAGCTTCACGAACGAGCAGGACGCCGCGTTCGCCGCCGCGCGCTCGTTCCGCCCGCTCTCGCCCGACGAGATGGACGACGTGCGCCGCCGGGCGATCGACGCGCGGCGCGACAAGGGGCCGTGCTGGTGGAATCCCGACCCGGAGGCGTGA
- a CDS encoding class I SAM-dependent methyltransferase, which produces MSTIEHVSDTARWVAVYRAMETARPDAIFRDPYAERLAGARGAAIVDRMHRGRQMAWAMIVRTAVFDEIVLDRVREHGVDRVVNLAAGLDTRPWRLPLPPTLAWIDVDLPEITAYKRDAMRGERPACRYEAVVADLADDAVRRGLFERLRDPSTTTLVVSEGLLIYLTADAAAALARDLHDVLGARWWLFDIASPELLRMMKRQWERSVQPGAASFQFAPAEGTAFFAPHGWREAEFRSTVEEARRRRREMRMMWFWRLLGTFASAEKRERWRRFSGYALLERT; this is translated from the coding sequence ATGTCGACGATCGAGCACGTCTCGGATACTGCCCGCTGGGTGGCCGTCTACCGTGCGATGGAGACCGCACGCCCCGACGCCATCTTCCGCGACCCGTATGCGGAGCGGCTCGCCGGAGCGCGGGGCGCGGCGATCGTCGACCGGATGCACCGCGGGCGGCAGATGGCGTGGGCGATGATCGTGCGCACCGCGGTGTTCGACGAGATCGTCCTCGATCGGGTGCGGGAGCACGGCGTGGACCGCGTCGTCAACCTGGCGGCGGGGCTCGACACGCGGCCGTGGCGACTGCCGCTCCCGCCGACGCTCGCGTGGATCGACGTCGACCTGCCGGAGATCACGGCGTACAAGCGCGACGCGATGCGCGGCGAGCGGCCGGCGTGCCGCTACGAGGCGGTGGTCGCCGACCTCGCCGACGACGCCGTGCGTCGCGGGCTGTTCGAGCGTCTGCGCGACCCGTCGACGACCACGCTGGTCGTCTCCGAAGGGCTGCTGATCTACCTCACCGCGGACGCTGCCGCGGCGCTCGCGCGCGACCTCCACGACGTGCTCGGCGCGCGGTGGTGGCTGTTCGACATCGCGAGCCCCGAGCTGCTGCGGATGATGAAGCGCCAGTGGGAGCGCTCGGTGCAGCCCGGCGCCGCGTCGTTCCAGTTCGCACCGGCGGAGGGGACGGCGTTCTTCGCGCCGCACGGATGGCGGGAGGCCGAGTTCCGGTCGACGGTGGAGGAGGCACGTCGGCGGCGGCGCGAGATGCGGATGATGTGGTTCTGGCGGCTGTTAGGCACGTTCGCCTCGGCGGAGAAGCGCGAGCGGTGGCGGCGGTTCTCCGGGTACGCGCTGCTGGAGCGGACGTGA
- a CDS encoding circadian clock KaiB family protein produces MVRYLFRLFVAGRSSRSLQAIANLRRIGEERLQGRYELVVVDVLVDPESAEAARVLTTPTVVKEAPGPMRRATGDLSDAERVLYALDLIEGPTSELA; encoded by the coding sequence ATGGTCCGCTACCTCTTCAGGCTCTTCGTCGCCGGCCGCTCGTCGCGGTCGCTCCAGGCGATCGCGAACCTGCGCCGCATCGGCGAGGAGCGGCTGCAGGGACGCTACGAGCTCGTCGTGGTGGACGTGCTGGTGGACCCGGAGAGCGCGGAGGCGGCGCGCGTCCTCACCACGCCCACCGTCGTGAAGGAGGCTCCCGGCCCGATGCGCCGAGCGACCGGCGACCTCTCCGACGCCGAGCGGGTGCTGTACGCGCTCGACCTCATCGAAGGACCGACCAGCGAGCTCGCATGA
- a CDS encoding GDSL-type esterase/lipase family protein → MPNETSRREFLRLSALATAASVVGACTSASQTVPGGTSRVASRAAGGRVTPGTVLFQGDSITDVGRNKTNAAANATPALGGGYPLLVAAGVLRDVPDPAWRFFNRGISGNRVPDLQARWDADTIALKPDVLSILIGVNDYWHMRNGRYNGTLADYESQYAALLAATRTALPSTRLVIMEPFVLVTGSVDASWHPDFDARRAAARRVADRAGATWVALQEPLDAAAARTGPAYWLGDGVHPTPAGHALIAELWRKAVGI, encoded by the coding sequence ATGCCTAACGAGACCTCCCGCCGCGAGTTCCTCCGCCTCTCCGCGCTCGCGACCGCCGCGTCGGTCGTCGGCGCGTGCACGTCCGCGTCGCAGACCGTGCCGGGCGGCACGTCGCGCGTCGCCAGCCGGGCCGCCGGCGGCCGCGTGACGCCGGGCACGGTGCTCTTCCAGGGCGACTCGATCACCGACGTCGGGCGCAACAAGACGAACGCCGCGGCGAACGCGACGCCCGCGTTAGGCGGCGGCTACCCGCTGCTCGTCGCCGCCGGCGTGCTGCGCGACGTGCCCGACCCGGCGTGGCGCTTCTTCAACCGCGGCATCAGCGGCAACCGCGTGCCCGACCTGCAGGCGCGGTGGGACGCCGACACGATCGCGCTGAAGCCGGACGTGCTGAGCATCCTGATCGGCGTGAACGACTACTGGCACATGCGCAACGGCCGGTACAACGGCACGCTCGCCGACTACGAGTCGCAGTACGCCGCGCTGCTCGCCGCGACGCGCACCGCGCTGCCGTCGACGCGGCTCGTGATCATGGAGCCGTTCGTGCTCGTCACCGGCTCGGTCGACGCGTCGTGGCACCCGGACTTCGACGCCCGCCGCGCGGCGGCGCGACGCGTCGCGGACCGCGCCGGCGCGACGTGGGTCGCGCTGCAGGAGCCGCTCGACGCCGCGGCCGCGCGCACGGGCCCCGCGTACTGGCTCGGCGACGGCGTGCACCCGACGCCGGCGGGGCATGCGCTGATCGCGGAGCTGTGGCGGAAGGCGGTGGGAATCTGA
- a CDS encoding LytR/AlgR family response regulator transcription factor: MIAPLRVMVVDDEPTARQRIVRLLGEMTDVAVVAECGSGREALAAAAARRPDVVFLDIAMPGLDGLDVARRLGTPDARPVVVFVTAYDEHALAAFRVHAADYVLKPVDRERMRDAVEHARRSARPDPGPRFAVRDGRRAHFVPIADILWVESFGNYARLHTTAARFIHRATMEGIAEQLAPHGFVRIHRTAIVNGARVVRLRPAGSGQYEALLDTGLRLRVSRTFRHALGALRR, encoded by the coding sequence GTGATCGCGCCGCTGCGCGTGATGGTGGTGGACGACGAGCCGACGGCGCGGCAGCGCATCGTGCGGCTGCTCGGCGAGATGACCGACGTCGCGGTGGTTGCGGAGTGCGGGTCCGGGCGCGAGGCGCTCGCCGCGGCGGCCGCGCGGCGTCCCGACGTCGTGTTCCTCGACATCGCGATGCCGGGCCTCGACGGGCTCGACGTCGCGCGTCGGTTAGGCACCCCGGATGCGCGGCCGGTCGTGGTGTTCGTCACCGCGTACGACGAGCACGCGCTCGCCGCGTTCCGCGTCCACGCCGCCGACTACGTGCTGAAGCCGGTGGACCGCGAGCGGATGCGCGACGCGGTGGAGCACGCGCGCCGCTCGGCGCGCCCCGATCCGGGCCCGCGGTTCGCCGTGCGCGACGGACGCCGTGCGCACTTCGTGCCGATCGCCGACATCCTGTGGGTGGAGAGCTTCGGCAACTACGCGCGCCTCCATACCACGGCCGCGCGCTTCATCCACCGCGCGACGATGGAGGGGATCGCCGAGCAGCTCGCGCCGCACGGCTTCGTGCGCATCCACCGCACCGCGATCGTGAACGGCGCCCGCGTCGTGCGGCTGCGCCCCGCGGGGAGTGGCCAGTACGAGGCGCTGCTCGACACCGGGCTGCGGCTGCGCGTGAGCCGTACGTTCCGGCACGCGCTGGGCGCGCTGCGACGTTAG
- the yiaK gene encoding 3-dehydro-L-gulonate 2-dehydrogenase produces the protein MRIPYDTLRDTLATLLTSLGFPADDAAECARVFADASRDGVASHGLDRVPRFVGMVRDGVVDPAARPVTLATHGALERWDGRRGAGPLNAGRAMDRAIALARAHGVGCVALGNTNHWMRGGTYGWQAADAGVVGLCWTNTLPNMPPWGSAVPRLGNNPLVVAVPRADGHVVLDMAMSQFSYGALASHRRRGEPLPVPGGFDEAGALTTDPAGIERSGRVLPIGYWKGSGLSLVLDLVAALLAGGRATHEIPTDPARESGLSQLFLAIDPALGDGPGSTIVDAVVDDLHHATGARYPGERALRTREVSLRDGVAVDDEVWTLVRSWVEKGSIS, from the coding sequence ATGCGCATCCCATACGACACGCTCCGCGACACGCTCGCCACGCTCCTAACGTCGTTAGGCTTCCCCGCCGACGACGCGGCCGAGTGCGCGCGCGTGTTCGCGGACGCGAGCCGCGACGGCGTCGCGTCGCACGGGCTCGACCGGGTCCCGCGGTTCGTCGGCATGGTGCGCGACGGCGTCGTCGATCCCGCGGCGCGACCGGTCACCCTGGCCACGCACGGCGCGCTGGAGCGGTGGGACGGTCGGCGCGGCGCCGGGCCGCTGAACGCGGGCCGCGCGATGGACCGCGCGATCGCGCTCGCCCGCGCGCACGGCGTCGGCTGCGTCGCGCTCGGCAACACGAACCACTGGATGCGCGGCGGCACCTACGGCTGGCAGGCCGCGGACGCCGGCGTGGTCGGGCTCTGCTGGACGAACACGCTCCCCAACATGCCGCCCTGGGGCTCGGCCGTGCCGAGGCTCGGCAACAACCCGCTCGTCGTCGCCGTGCCGCGCGCGGACGGACACGTGGTGCTCGACATGGCCATGTCGCAGTTCTCCTACGGCGCGCTCGCCTCGCACCGCCGGCGCGGCGAGCCGCTCCCCGTGCCGGGCGGCTTCGACGAGGCCGGCGCGCTCACCACCGACCCTGCGGGCATCGAGCGGTCGGGGCGCGTCCTGCCGATCGGCTACTGGAAGGGGAGCGGGCTGTCGCTCGTGCTCGACCTCGTCGCCGCGCTGCTCGCCGGCGGGCGGGCGACCCACGAGATCCCCACCGACCCGGCGCGCGAGAGCGGGCTCTCCCAGCTCTTCCTCGCGATCGACCCCGCGCTCGGCGACGGACCCGGCTCGACGATCGTGGACGCGGTCGTCGACGACCTGCACCACGCGACCGGCGCGCGCTATCCCGGCGAGCGGGCGCTCCGCACGCGCGAGGTCAGTCTGCGCGACGGCGTGGCGGTCGACGACGAGGTGTGGACGCTCGTCCGGAGTTGGGTCGAGAAGGGAAGCATTTCGTGA
- a CDS encoding sensor histidine kinase: MLRRRALRAAAVFGVWTLFGLLIAEQTSLQLRLRGETRPLVSVLAPPLGGAWFWALYTPIVVAATRRLRRLRARGPAGWAACVAGHVALAGTLMVVGTTAWAWIRPLIDGVVSGWTTVFAYSILMDTTSYAAVVFLTEAATFAAAYRERDREAASLARTAAELQERLDEARLHALEAQLRPHFLYNTLNLVAELVHAEPDAADAMLTRLGLLLRRSYRASAHVVPLGDELAFVRAYAEILARRYRDRVALTVDVPDALHAVPVPAFALQPLVENAFRHGVERRESRTAVEIAGTVRDGALVLRVTDRATGAGRWETPPRRRRAPSDGGDGVGLRNTRERLRALYGGAASLTLDHDVGETTAVLRVPTTAPADLPTIPATRELAEVRP, translated from the coding sequence GTGCTCCGTCGCCGGGCGTTGCGGGCCGCCGCGGTGTTCGGCGTCTGGACGCTGTTCGGGCTGCTCATCGCCGAGCAGACGTCGCTCCAGCTCCGGCTGCGCGGCGAGACGCGTCCGCTCGTCTCCGTGCTCGCGCCGCCGCTCGGCGGGGCGTGGTTCTGGGCGCTGTACACGCCGATCGTCGTCGCCGCGACGCGCCGGCTGCGGCGGCTCCGCGCGCGCGGGCCCGCGGGGTGGGCGGCGTGCGTCGCGGGCCACGTCGCGCTCGCCGGCACGCTCATGGTCGTCGGCACGACCGCGTGGGCGTGGATCCGGCCGCTCATCGACGGCGTCGTGTCCGGCTGGACGACGGTGTTCGCGTACTCGATCCTCATGGACACGACCTCGTACGCGGCCGTCGTGTTCCTCACCGAGGCCGCGACGTTCGCGGCGGCGTACCGCGAGCGCGATCGCGAGGCCGCGTCGCTCGCGCGCACCGCGGCGGAGCTGCAGGAGCGGCTCGACGAGGCGCGGCTGCACGCGCTCGAGGCGCAGCTCCGGCCGCACTTCCTGTACAACACGCTGAACCTCGTGGCGGAGCTCGTGCACGCGGAGCCCGACGCGGCCGACGCGATGCTCACCCGACTCGGCCTGCTGCTGCGGCGGTCGTACCGGGCGAGCGCGCACGTCGTACCGTTAGGCGACGAGCTCGCGTTCGTGCGCGCGTACGCCGAGATCCTGGCGCGCCGCTACCGCGACCGCGTCGCGCTCACGGTCGACGTTCCCGACGCGCTGCACGCGGTGCCGGTGCCCGCGTTCGCCCTGCAGCCGCTCGTCGAGAACGCGTTCCGGCATGGCGTGGAGCGGCGCGAGTCGCGCACGGCGGTGGAGATCGCGGGGACGGTGCGCGACGGCGCGCTCGTGCTGCGCGTGACCGACCGTGCCACCGGGGCCGGACGCTGGGAGACGCCGCCGCGTCGACGACGCGCGCCGAGCGACGGCGGCGACGGCGTGGGGCTGCGCAACACGCGCGAGCGGCTGCGCGCGCTGTACGGTGGCGCGGCGTCGCTCACGCTCGACCACGACGTCGGCGAGACGACGGCCGTGCTGCGCGTACCGACGACCGCCCCGGCCGACCTCCCGACGATCCCCGCGACCCGCGAGCTCGCGGAGGTGAGGCCGTGA
- a CDS encoding sensor histidine kinase translates to MSGVMRPESPPSDGAAPQPPAQDVLRGIVEHLADGIVVVDRAGTIRFVNPAAEALFQRSADTLAGAPFGFPLVAGGTTEIEVVRRGDVVTAELRAVDIVWDGVQASLVSLRDVTDRKLAEERERLLGEERSARLQAEAASQAKSQFLTMMSHELRTPLNAVLGYADLLSLGIGGPLTDAQRQQLERIVASGRHLLELVNEILDLARVEAGRLTVTRVPIAVIPAVDAALVLVQPMAEAHGLTLSARVDRDARLVVLADEHRVRQILVNLLSNAVKFTPAGGSVTVVVETTARPDAEAKLHGARPWIALRVQDTGKGIAPDQLERVFAPFVQGDHGLTRGRDGSGLGLAISRRLARLMSGDVTARSTLGEGSTFTVWLPAADAPPAPGRLASLSGRDPVVRGMGEVGDALLREVETIVDTFVERLRVEPVADAARDLRFSQLADHAATLVADIAGALMVLEDSAGQPSSILDDGADIRRLVAERHGQQRARLGWTEDELRREYVVLREELLRACRRCFPRDDDERVFEATVVLGRLLEDAERWSLRALAQASSEGPVR, encoded by the coding sequence GTGAGCGGCGTCATGCGCCCCGAGTCGCCGCCGTCGGACGGCGCCGCACCGCAGCCGCCCGCGCAGGACGTGCTGCGCGGGATCGTGGAGCATCTCGCCGACGGCATCGTCGTCGTCGACCGCGCGGGGACGATCCGGTTCGTGAACCCGGCGGCGGAGGCGCTGTTCCAGCGGTCGGCGGACACGCTCGCCGGCGCGCCGTTCGGCTTCCCGCTCGTCGCCGGCGGGACGACGGAGATCGAGGTCGTGCGCCGCGGGGACGTCGTGACGGCGGAGCTGCGCGCCGTCGACATCGTGTGGGACGGCGTGCAGGCGTCGCTCGTCTCGCTGCGCGACGTCACCGACCGCAAGCTGGCCGAGGAGCGCGAGCGGCTGCTCGGCGAGGAGCGCTCGGCTCGCCTGCAGGCGGAGGCGGCGAGCCAGGCGAAGAGCCAGTTCCTCACGATGATGAGCCACGAGCTGCGCACGCCGCTGAACGCGGTGCTCGGCTACGCGGACCTGCTGTCGCTCGGCATCGGCGGGCCGCTCACCGACGCCCAGCGGCAGCAGCTCGAGCGCATCGTGGCGAGCGGCCGGCACCTGCTGGAGCTCGTGAACGAGATCCTCGATCTCGCGCGCGTCGAGGCGGGACGGCTCACGGTGACGCGCGTGCCGATCGCCGTCATCCCGGCGGTGGACGCGGCGCTCGTGCTCGTGCAGCCGATGGCGGAGGCGCACGGCCTCACGCTCTCCGCGCGGGTGGACCGCGACGCGCGGCTCGTGGTGCTCGCCGACGAGCACCGCGTGCGGCAGATCCTCGTGAACCTCCTGTCGAACGCGGTGAAGTTCACGCCGGCCGGCGGGTCGGTGACGGTGGTCGTGGAGACGACGGCGCGGCCGGACGCGGAGGCGAAGCTGCACGGCGCTCGGCCGTGGATCGCGCTGCGCGTGCAGGACACGGGGAAGGGCATCGCGCCCGATCAGCTCGAGCGGGTCTTCGCGCCGTTCGTGCAGGGGGACCACGGGCTCACGCGCGGGCGCGACGGCTCGGGGCTCGGGCTCGCGATCAGCCGGCGGCTGGCGCGGCTCATGAGCGGCGACGTGACGGCGCGCAGCACCCTCGGGGAGGGGTCGACGTTCACGGTGTGGCTGCCCGCGGCCGACGCGCCGCCCGCGCCCGGGCGGCTCGCGTCGCTCAGCGGACGCGATCCGGTGGTGCGCGGCATGGGCGAGGTGGGCGACGCGCTGCTCCGCGAGGTCGAGACGATCGTCGACACGTTCGTGGAGCGGTTGCGCGTGGAGCCGGTGGCGGACGCGGCGCGCGACCTCCGCTTCTCGCAGCTCGCCGACCACGCCGCCACGCTCGTCGCCGACATCGCCGGCGCGCTGATGGTGCTCGAGGACTCGGCCGGCCAGCCGTCGTCGATCCTCGACGATGGGGCCGACATTCGCCGGCTCGTGGCGGAGCGCCATGGGCAGCAGCGCGCGCGGCTCGGGTGGACCGAGGACGAGCTGCGGCGCGAGTACGTGGTGCTGCGCGAGGAGCTGCTGCGCGCCTGCCGCCGCTGCTTTCCGCGCGACGACGACGAGCGCGTCTTCGAGGCGACGGTGGTGCTCGGCCGGTTGCTCGAGGACGCCGAGCGGTGGAGCCTGCGGGCGCTGGCGCAGGCGAGCAGCGAGGGGCCCGTCCGCTGA